In a genomic window of Pristis pectinata isolate sPriPec2 chromosome 32, sPriPec2.1.pri, whole genome shotgun sequence:
- the tm2d3 gene encoding TM2 domain-containing protein 3 isoform X2 produces MLDLIGSRVGAMASWKVLDRLLVLWPLLGLLEGDSPSTGAPDGLLHPRGTGLPSTGGLGSTRAPPEAAPTTVPAYLAKCPSAGPCSRLPPLCIDCSMHSNCVYGKEVSFNCTVKPGVQCTDENKIEQKTFWITMVCQFCWQMPPSNRTFQKKMYCNWTGGYKWSTALALSITLGGFGADRFYLGQWKEGLGKLFSFGGLGIWTLIDVLLIGIGYVGPADGSLYI; encoded by the exons ATGTTGGATCTCATTGGTTCCCGGGTGGGTGCGATGGCGTCGTGGAAGGTTCTGGATCGGCTGCTGGTCCTGTGGCCCTTGTTGGGGCTGTTGGAGGGCg ACTCTCCGAGCACCGGCGCTCCTGACGGTCTGCTCCACCCCAGAGGCACCGGGCTCCCCTCCACCGGCGGCCTGGGCAGCACCCGCGCCCCGCCCGAAGCCG CGCCGACCACGGTGCCAGCTTACCTGGCGAAGTGCCCCAGCGCTGGGCCGTGCAGCAGGCTGCCCCCGCTCTGCATCGACTGTTCCATGCACTCAAACTGTGTCTATGGGAAGGAAGTATCGTTCAACTGTACAGTCAAACCCGGCGTACAGTGCACA GATGAGAATAAGATAGAACAGAAAACATTTTGGATAACAATGGTCTGTCAGTTCTGTTGGCAGATGCCACCCA GTAATCGCACATTTCAGAAGAAGATGTATTGCAATTGGACAGGAGGTTACAAGTGGTCAACTGCATTGGCTCTGAG CATCACTTTGGGAGGGTTTGGAGCAGACCGTTTCTATTTGGGCCAATGGAAGGAGGGTCTTGGTAAACTCTTTAGCTTCGGAGGCCTTGGAATATGGACCTTGATAGATGTGCTGCTAATTGGGATTGGCTATGTTGGGCCTGCTGACGGCTCACTGTATATCTGA
- the tm2d3 gene encoding TM2 domain-containing protein 3 isoform X1, which yields MLDLIGSRVGAMASWKVLDRLLVLWPLLGLLEGDSPSTGAPDGLLHPRGTGLPSTGGLGSTRAPPEAAPTTVPAYLAKCPSAGPCSRLPPLCIDCSMHSNCVYGKEVSFNCTVKPGVQCTDENKIEQKTFWITMVCQFCWQMPPSKYQCKETTKCKTVRCPREYFISNCTALEHVHCLGNRTFQKKMYCNWTGGYKWSTALALSITLGGFGADRFYLGQWKEGLGKLFSFGGLGIWTLIDVLLIGIGYVGPADGSLYI from the exons ATGTTGGATCTCATTGGTTCCCGGGTGGGTGCGATGGCGTCGTGGAAGGTTCTGGATCGGCTGCTGGTCCTGTGGCCCTTGTTGGGGCTGTTGGAGGGCg ACTCTCCGAGCACCGGCGCTCCTGACGGTCTGCTCCACCCCAGAGGCACCGGGCTCCCCTCCACCGGCGGCCTGGGCAGCACCCGCGCCCCGCCCGAAGCCG CGCCGACCACGGTGCCAGCTTACCTGGCGAAGTGCCCCAGCGCTGGGCCGTGCAGCAGGCTGCCCCCGCTCTGCATCGACTGTTCCATGCACTCAAACTGTGTCTATGGGAAGGAAGTATCGTTCAACTGTACAGTCAAACCCGGCGTACAGTGCACA GATGAGAATAAGATAGAACAGAAAACATTTTGGATAACAATGGTCTGTCAGTTCTGTTGGCAGATGCCACCCAGTAAGTACCAGTGCAAGGAAACCACGAAATGCAAGACAGTGCGGTGCCCACGTGAATACTTTATTTCTAACTGCACAGCTCTGGAACATGTGCATTGTCTTG GTAATCGCACATTTCAGAAGAAGATGTATTGCAATTGGACAGGAGGTTACAAGTGGTCAACTGCATTGGCTCTGAG CATCACTTTGGGAGGGTTTGGAGCAGACCGTTTCTATTTGGGCCAATGGAAGGAGGGTCTTGGTAAACTCTTTAGCTTCGGAGGCCTTGGAATATGGACCTTGATAGATGTGCTGCTAATTGGGATTGGCTATGTTGGGCCTGCTGACGGCTCACTGTATATCTGA